In Streptomyces sp. SID8374, one genomic interval encodes:
- a CDS encoding type B 50S ribosomal protein L31: protein MKPRIHPVSRPVVFRDRAADVAFLTRSTADSGERVAWEDGNTYPVIDVETSSASHPFYTGGRQVLDTAGRVERFRRRYGTDEASRS from the coding sequence ATGAAGCCTCGTATCCACCCCGTCTCCCGCCCCGTGGTCTTCCGCGACCGCGCAGCGGACGTCGCCTTCCTGACCCGCTCCACCGCCGACTCCGGCGAGCGCGTGGCATGGGAGGACGGCAACACCTACCCCGTCATCGACGTGGAGACCTCGTCCGCGAGCCACCCCTTCTACACCGGGGGCCGCCAGGTACTCGACACGGCCGGCCGCGTGGAGCGGTTCCGGCGCCGCTACGGCACCGATGAGGCGTCCCGGAGCTGA
- the rpmG gene encoding 50S ribosomal protein L33, giving the protein MARSELRPVVTLRSTAGTGHSYVTRKNRRNTPDRLELRKFDPAAGRHVLFREAR; this is encoded by the coding sequence ATGGCACGCAGCGAACTCAGGCCCGTCGTGACCCTCCGGTCCACCGCCGGCACCGGCCACAGCTACGTCACCCGCAAGAACCGCCGCAACACCCCCGACCGGCTGGAACTGCGCAAGTTCGACCCCGCCGCCGGGCGGCACGTCCTCTTCCGCGAAGCCCGCTGA
- a CDS encoding phosphotransferase, producing MPEQPRVTLPPQSVLDAFDLRGTPEPLTGGQGRSVRVGGAVLKPAEGAEGESEWAASLLERLPRGAGFRVPRPLRSAEGAGVVEGWTAAEFMDGRPGPSRRWPEVVAAGRAFHAALRDQPRAEFLARRTHPWAVGDRVAWGEEEVDVVAELAEPFARLLSLRRPVEAAEQIVHGDLTGNVLFAPGQDPVIIDFSPYWRPPLYAEAVVIGDGLLWYDPAPALTTGGGGDPRWRQMLIRALIFRLVALSGLVGPSWRAGEKEAARFLAATEAVGRGTYGGRARP from the coding sequence ATGCCCGAGCAGCCGCGTGTCACCCTTCCCCCGCAGTCCGTTCTCGACGCCTTCGATCTGCGCGGCACCCCTGAGCCGCTGACCGGTGGTCAGGGGCGCAGCGTGCGGGTCGGCGGGGCCGTCCTGAAACCCGCGGAGGGGGCCGAGGGAGAGTCGGAGTGGGCCGCGTCGCTCCTTGAACGGCTGCCCCGGGGCGCCGGCTTCCGGGTGCCGCGGCCCCTGCGGTCGGCCGAGGGGGCCGGTGTGGTCGAGGGCTGGACGGCCGCCGAGTTCATGGACGGCCGCCCCGGCCCCAGCAGGCGGTGGCCCGAGGTCGTCGCCGCCGGACGCGCCTTCCATGCCGCCCTGCGCGACCAGCCCCGCGCTGAATTCCTCGCCCGCCGCACCCACCCCTGGGCGGTGGGCGACCGAGTCGCCTGGGGCGAGGAGGAGGTCGACGTGGTCGCGGAGCTGGCCGAGCCGTTCGCGCGCCTGCTCTCCCTGCGGCGGCCCGTGGAGGCGGCGGAGCAGATCGTCCACGGCGACCTCACCGGCAATGTCCTCTTCGCACCCGGCCAGGACCCCGTCATCATCGACTTCTCCCCCTACTGGCGGCCGCCCCTCTACGCGGAGGCCGTGGTGATCGGCGACGGCCTGCTCTGGTACGACCCCGCCCCCGCTCTCACGACCGGCGGGGGAGGTGACCCCCGCTGGCGCCAGATGCTGATCCGCGCACTGATCTTCCGGCTCGTCGCACTCAGCGGCCTCGTGGGCCCGTCCTGGCGTGCCGGAGAGAAGGAGGCCGCCCGCTTCCTGGCGGCCACGGAGGCCGTGGGGCGCGGAACGTACGGGGGTCGGGCGCGGCCCTGA
- a CDS encoding SpoIIE family protein phosphatase, whose translation MPSHLFADRPAPQPPAHDAVDALIHRARQLRGDVDAVGRNAAVSDEDDPQARWQRALCDLAVQHLDTLDQHLGQLKAGLPARRSTARDGGVLPDGAPDGSSPNLVGSAEWNLLTDEVSWSEELYEIFGRPPGSPPLSLDDLPSVLLPDDQPKLTSMVTGCLVDGQPMDGEFRIVLPDGRVRTLHMTGEPVLDSEGCTASMWAVLRDVGELRRSEETVGRNRDSARRDERTEHRMAGELQETVLPPWPGSSPLPRRQGHGALDIAAHHISSASGGLIGGDWYDAMELPDGGTLLAVGDLTGPGIPATSAMAMMLGALRGMAVAGIRPGALLGHLDHLLEESMRPALGSALCCRFDPATGLLSWAQAGHPAPLLFRDGTGRLLPPPEGVLLGAASQVAHEQDEVRLLPGDVLVLHTDGLTRHSDRGAGPEQLLALAPLFARAHDAQECVRGVVEEFGGTERLDDACVLVARIGA comes from the coding sequence ATGCCGTCCCATCTGTTCGCGGACCGCCCCGCACCACAGCCCCCCGCGCACGATGCCGTCGACGCCCTGATCCACCGGGCGCGGCAACTGCGCGGAGACGTGGACGCCGTGGGACGGAACGCGGCGGTGAGCGACGAGGACGACCCCCAGGCGCGCTGGCAGCGCGCCCTGTGCGACCTGGCCGTCCAGCACCTCGACACCCTCGACCAGCACCTGGGTCAGCTCAAGGCCGGTCTGCCCGCCCGGCGCTCCACCGCCCGGGACGGCGGCGTACTCCCGGACGGTGCGCCGGACGGCTCCTCGCCGAACCTGGTGGGCAGCGCCGAGTGGAACCTCCTCACCGACGAGGTCAGCTGGTCGGAGGAGTTGTACGAGATCTTCGGGCGGCCCCCCGGTTCGCCGCCGCTGTCCCTGGACGACCTGCCGTCCGTGCTGCTCCCCGACGACCAGCCGAAGCTGACCTCCATGGTGACCGGCTGCCTCGTGGACGGGCAGCCGATGGACGGGGAGTTCCGCATCGTGCTCCCCGACGGCCGGGTCCGCACGCTGCACATGACGGGCGAACCGGTCCTCGACTCCGAGGGCTGCACCGCCTCCATGTGGGCCGTGCTCCGGGACGTCGGCGAGCTGCGCCGCAGCGAGGAGACCGTCGGCCGGAACCGGGATTCGGCCCGCCGCGACGAGCGCACGGAACACCGGATGGCGGGAGAGCTTCAGGAGACCGTCCTGCCGCCCTGGCCCGGTTCGTCACCCCTTCCCCGACGACAGGGCCACGGCGCCCTGGACATCGCCGCCCACCACATCTCTTCCGCCTCCGGCGGTCTCATCGGCGGCGACTGGTACGACGCTATGGAACTGCCCGACGGCGGGACCCTGCTGGCCGTCGGCGATCTGACCGGGCCCGGGATCCCCGCCACCTCGGCCATGGCCATGATGCTCGGCGCACTGCGCGGCATGGCCGTCGCCGGCATCCGGCCGGGCGCCCTGCTGGGACACCTCGACCACCTCCTCGAAGAATCGATGCGGCCCGCCCTGGGCAGCGCCTTGTGCTGCCGCTTCGACCCGGCGACCGGCCTCCTCTCCTGGGCGCAGGCGGGACACCCCGCACCCCTGCTCTTCCGTGACGGCACGGGGCGCCTGCTGCCTCCCCCGGAGGGGGTGCTGCTCGGTGCCGCGTCCCAGGTCGCCCACGAGCAGGACGAGGTGCGCCTGCTCCCCGGCGACGTGCTGGTGCTGCACACGGACGGCCTGACGCGCCACAGCGACCGGGGTGCGGGCCCGGAGCAACTGCTCGCCCTCGCCCCCTTGTTCGCCCGGGCCCATGACGCACAGGAGTGCGTACGGGGCGTGGTCGAGGAGTTCGGCGGGACCGAGCGCCTGGACGACGCGTGTGTGCTGGTCGCCCGTATCGGGGCGTGA
- a CDS encoding aminoglycoside phosphotransferase family protein, translated as MYTASSSVSAPPRPLRPMGTGGGPYLAPHAGAPAQGLGRTRRAAGPGAGPLSGRIDLSGPQGAQVRMAIASVQRICPEFNPVQVLRRSGRSVLIVGTTGRATAVAKCLLDHSPAWTERFQHEIAAYRAFVRHRPPVRVPRLIAADPENCTLVIERMPGRVAALTRHPAEAPPRADIRAALGAIARVNAWRPPPGLFEAPLDYASRISRYHELGLFTDRDLGDLQKLLHGLAQAGGRQPMGQFCHGDALLSNILLSPTGPVLVDWEHAGWYLPGYDLATLWAVLGDAPVARRQISQLAQARGPAARDAFLVNLMLVLTREIRNYETAVQRTMREAPPVSAGQDRPGVLSSGEEQRLLLRRLHDDCAMARRAVRAAVGTR; from the coding sequence ATGTACACAGCATCGTCCTCCGTGTCCGCCCCGCCCCGGCCGCTCCGTCCCATGGGGACGGGCGGCGGGCCGTATCTCGCCCCCCACGCCGGTGCGCCGGCGCAGGGCCTGGGCCGGACCCGGCGGGCGGCGGGACCGGGTGCAGGACCTCTCAGCGGAAGAATCGACCTCTCCGGGCCGCAGGGCGCACAGGTGCGGATGGCCATCGCCTCCGTGCAGCGCATCTGCCCCGAGTTCAACCCGGTCCAGGTCCTGCGGCGCAGCGGCCGCTCCGTCCTGATCGTGGGCACCACCGGTCGGGCCACCGCCGTCGCGAAATGTTTACTGGACCACTCCCCCGCGTGGACGGAGCGGTTCCAGCACGAAATAGCGGCGTACCGCGCGTTCGTCCGGCACCGCCCCCCGGTTCGGGTGCCCCGGCTGATCGCGGCGGACCCGGAGAACTGCACGCTGGTGATCGAGCGGATGCCCGGCCGGGTGGCCGCGCTGACCCGGCACCCGGCGGAGGCGCCGCCGCGGGCCGACATCCGTGCGGCGCTCGGCGCGATCGCCCGCGTGAACGCCTGGCGGCCGCCGCCCGGGCTCTTCGAGGCGCCGCTGGACTACGCCTCGCGGATCTCCCGCTACCACGAGCTCGGTCTGTTCACCGACCGCGACCTGGGCGACCTCCAGAAGCTGCTGCACGGCCTGGCCCAGGCGGGCGGCCGTCAGCCCATGGGCCAGTTCTGCCACGGTGACGCGCTGCTCTCCAACATCCTGTTGTCGCCGACCGGTCCCGTGCTGGTCGACTGGGAGCACGCGGGCTGGTATCTGCCGGGCTACGACCTGGCGACCCTGTGGGCGGTGCTCGGTGACGCCCCGGTGGCGCGGCGCCAGATCAGCCAGCTGGCGCAGGCCAGGGGGCCGGCCGCGCGGGACGCGTTCCTGGTCAACCTGATGCTCGTACTGACCCGGGAGATCCGTAACTACGAGACGGCCGTGCAGCGCACCATGCGGGAGGCACCGCCGGTGAGCGCGGGGCAGGACCGGCCGGGCGTGCTCTCCTCGGGCGAGGAGCAGCGGCTGCTGCTGCGCAGGCTGCACGACGACTGCGCGATGGCGCGCCGGGCCGTGCGGGCGGCGGTCGGGACGCGCTGA
- a CDS encoding transglycosylase SLT domain-containing protein, with protein MPRTIRITRSHKLATAALLAAGSVTAITATGGQSDAQPAAAKSSVAAEKIATGVPTAKEIAAKKAAADRKAAAEKAVAERKAAAEKSAEKARSEKQAANRSTERKAVAAPKQYKNNLDGWIRESLDIMKKKNIPGSYEGLHRNIMRESSGNPNAVNDWDVNAQNGIPSKGLLQVIQPTFDAYHVKGTPKKLTDPVANITAAANYAADKYGSIDNVDSAY; from the coding sequence ATGCCCCGCACCATCCGCATCACCCGCTCCCACAAGCTCGCCACCGCCGCGCTCCTCGCGGCCGGTTCCGTCACGGCCATCACCGCGACCGGCGGGCAGAGCGACGCACAGCCCGCCGCGGCCAAGTCCTCCGTCGCCGCCGAGAAGATCGCCACCGGCGTTCCCACGGCGAAGGAGATCGCGGCGAAGAAGGCCGCGGCGGACCGCAAGGCCGCCGCGGAGAAGGCCGTGGCCGAGCGGAAGGCCGCCGCCGAGAAGTCCGCCGAGAAGGCGCGCTCCGAGAAGCAGGCCGCCAACCGCTCCACCGAGCGCAAGGCCGTGGCCGCGCCCAAGCAGTACAAGAACAACCTCGACGGCTGGATACGCGAGTCGCTCGACATCATGAAGAAGAAGAACATCCCCGGCTCCTACGAGGGGCTGCACCGCAACATCATGCGCGAGTCCAGCGGCAACCCGAACGCCGTCAACGACTGGGACGTCAACGCGCAGAACGGCATCCCCTCCAAGGGCCTGCTCCAGGTGATCCAGCCGACCTTCGACGCGTACCACGTCAAGGGCACCCCGAAGAAGCTCACCGACCCGGTCGCCAACATCACCGCCGCCGCCAACTACGCCGCGGACAAGTACGGCTCCATCGACAACGTCGACTCCGCGTACTGA